From the Gymnogyps californianus isolate 813 chromosome 2, ASM1813914v2, whole genome shotgun sequence genome, one window contains:
- the NDUFA4 gene encoding cytochrome c oxidase subunit NDUFA4: MFRVMVTHAKKHPSLIPLFLIIGSGGVGAALYLMRLAVFNPDVCWDKKNNPEPWNKLSPSDQYKFYSVNVDYSRLKKDRPDF, encoded by the exons ATGTTTCGCGTTATGGTCACCCACGCCAAGAAGCACCCCAGC ttGATACCTCTGTTTTTGATCATTGGATCTGGAGGTGTTGGCGCAGCTCTATATCTCATGCGTTTGGCAGTGTTCAACCCTGATGTCTG CTgggacaagaaaaataatccagaacCTTGGAACAAACTGTCTCCTAGCGACCAGTACaag TTCTACTCGGTTAATGTAGACTACAGTAGACTGAAAAAGGACCGTCCTGACTTCTGA